One Candidatus Limnocylindrales bacterium genomic window carries:
- a CDS encoding YihY/virulence factor BrkB family protein, with amino-acid sequence MASSGGYTFGLAQLLDHYVWRDPDEAASPARRWAVRSARVAWFAGQGFMRDHCALRAAALTYASLLALVPVMAVSFAFLRGMGWSGDRLEAVILARFTLMSPEAVDTIVSYIDNTSIAGLGVIGAVFVVISSVSVMAQVEQSLDVIWGNAQPRGVVRRTADYFALLVGAPILLAAAMSVTAALKTNSMLAWLASLGGVGVLMHLLTSLVPYLVVSALFTFLYTFVPNARVRWTAAAAGGIVAGIGWQLTQSAYLAFQFGMANYNAIYGTLAQLPVLMVWMYTSWTIVLAGAEVSATVQNLTALSRQRRNKDLSIAERETLALALVTEMAAAAYEKRPVPTLESLSAALDVPVRDINEMVCTLSDAGLVHLGGEEQARVFLSLSPGSIRVTRVLAALRGEKSADRRKVDSRVRDLLSRLYGAREQSMEGMTLADLVDR; translated from the coding sequence ATGGCTTCCTCCGGCGGCTACACATTCGGGTTGGCACAGCTGCTCGACCACTACGTCTGGCGCGATCCGGATGAGGCCGCATCGCCGGCTCGACGATGGGCCGTGCGATCGGCGCGAGTGGCATGGTTCGCGGGGCAGGGCTTCATGCGCGACCACTGCGCGCTGCGCGCGGCGGCGCTGACGTACGCGAGCCTGCTGGCGCTGGTCCCGGTGATGGCAGTCTCCTTCGCATTCCTGCGCGGCATGGGATGGTCGGGCGATCGTCTCGAGGCGGTGATCCTTGCCAGGTTCACCCTGATGTCACCCGAGGCCGTCGACACCATCGTCTCCTACATCGACAATACCAGCATTGCAGGCCTGGGCGTGATCGGGGCCGTGTTCGTCGTCATCTCGTCGGTTTCGGTGATGGCCCAGGTCGAGCAGTCGCTCGACGTCATCTGGGGCAACGCGCAGCCGCGCGGCGTGGTGCGGCGCACCGCCGACTACTTCGCGCTGCTGGTCGGCGCGCCCATTCTTCTGGCGGCGGCGATGAGCGTCACCGCCGCTCTCAAGACCAACTCCATGCTGGCATGGCTGGCGAGTCTCGGCGGCGTGGGCGTGCTCATGCATCTGCTGACCTCGCTGGTGCCGTATCTGGTGGTGTCGGCGCTGTTCACGTTCCTCTACACGTTCGTGCCCAACGCCCGCGTTCGATGGACGGCGGCCGCCGCCGGCGGGATCGTGGCCGGCATCGGCTGGCAGCTCACGCAGTCGGCGTATCTGGCGTTCCAGTTCGGCATGGCCAACTACAACGCCATCTACGGAACCCTGGCGCAGCTGCCCGTCCTGATGGTGTGGATGTACACGAGCTGGACGATCGTGCTGGCGGGCGCCGAAGTATCGGCCACGGTGCAGAACCTGACGGCGCTGAGCCGCCAGCGCCGCAACAAGGACCTCAGCATCGCCGAGCGCGAGACGCTGGCGCTGGCGCTGGTGACCGAGATGGCGGCGGCGGCCTACGAGAAGCGGCCGGTGCCGACGCTGGAGAGCCTGTCGGCCGCGCTGGACGTACCGGTGCGCGACATCAACGAAATGGTCTGCACGCTGTCGGATGCCGGGCTCGTGCATCTGGGCGGCGAGGAGCAGGCGCGCGTGTTCCTGTCGCTGTCGCCGGGCAGCATCCGCGTCACCCGCGTGCTGGCCGCGCTGCGCGGCGAGAAGAGCGCCGACCGCCGCAAGGTCGACTCGCGAGTCCGCGATCTGCTCTCGCGCCTCTACGGCGCGCGCGAGCAATCGATGGAGGGGATGACGCTGGCCGACCTCGTCGACCGCTAG